One window of Nicotiana tomentosiformis chromosome 11, ASM39032v3, whole genome shotgun sequence genomic DNA carries:
- the LOC117276254 gene encoding uncharacterized protein, translating into MNLIDEDDEMGPPPPKTHKISSNSSSGSSTTARMVTNGPLNLCFSAKQQEKGKGDSGSGLEAKKILRNHAVNAFAAWIYDAGLPFNCVNYKTFDKFIGVVGQYGPGMKPPSYHEIRVTHLKKEVKKIDQIIEEHKVEWNKFGCSIMMDKWTERNEKMIINVLVNSPRGSVFLKSYDASNSSTDGSKMYSLFRKTIDKIGKKNVVQIVTDNASENVSTVFTKAVKVYSYISQRPLLLNLMRKFTNERNLVRPAKTRFATALLTLHSFYLQKKNLRKLVLSNEWKDNRYAKEAAGKETVKVLISPSFWNDAVRALKVGGPLIRVLRMVDGERNAPMGYLYEAMDRAKKTITASFEGDIRKYEKVFEIIDSRWSNQLHRPLHAAGHLLNP; encoded by the exons ATGAATCtaattgatgaagatgatgaaatgggaCCTCCGCCCCCCAAAACTCATAAGATATCTTCAAATAGTTCTAGTGGGTCATCCACGACGGCACGTATGGTGACAAATGGTCCTCTCAATCTTTGTTTCTCGGCAAAACAACAAGAAAAGGGAAAAGGTGATTCTGGTTCAGGTTTAGaagccaagaagattttgaggAATCACGCCGTAAATGCCTTTGCAGCATGGATATATGATGCAGGGCTTCCTTTCAACTGTGTTAACTACAAAACTTTTGATAAATTCATTGGGGTCGTAGGACAATATGGCCCAGGAATGAAGCCTCCTAGTTATCATGAAATTAGAGTAACTCATCTTAAAAAAGAGGTGAAGAAGATAGACCAAATTATTGAGGAGCATAAAGTGGAATGGAACAAGTTTGGATGTtccattatgatggataaatggacAGAACGGAATGAAAAAATGATCATAAATGTGTTGGTGAACTCTCCAAGAGGGAGTGTTTTTCTTAAATCTTACGATGCTAGCAACTCTTCTACGGATGGAAGCAAAATGTACAGCTTGTTTAGAAAGACTATTGATAAAATTGGAAAGAAAAATGTTGTACAAATTGTTACCGATAATGCTAGTGAGAATGTTAGTACGG TTTTCACTAAGGCCGTCAAGGTATATTCTTACATCAGTCAGAGGCCgttgttgttgaatttgatgaggaaattcacaaatgaaagaaatttggtgagaccgGCCAAGACTAGATTTGCAACGGCTTTGTTAACTTTGCATAGTTTTTACTTGCaaaagaaaaacttaagaaagctAGTTCTTTCAAATGAATGGAAAGATAATAGATATGCAAAGGAAGCTGCGGGGAAAGAAACTGTCAAAGTTCTTATTTCTCCATCATTTTGGAATGACGCCGTTCGGGCTCTTAAAGTTGGTGGTCCTTTGATTAGGGTGCTTCGTATGGTAGATGGGGAGAGAAACGCACCAATGGGCTATCTTTATGAAGCTATGGATAGAGCCAAAAAGACTATTACAGCGTCATTTGAGGGAGATATTAGGAAATATGAGAAAGTTTTTGAGATTATTGATAGCAGGTGGTCGAATCAACTCCATCGTCCTTTGCATGCAGCAGGCCATCTTCTGAACCCGTGA
- the LOC138900854 gene encoding microtubule-associated protein 70-3-like, whose product MYRSELTEVSGEERSPEVCSGNNSGNVRPTTSETVSPLTVSASFKEGKTYRRRTSMRPSLDADEFLNLLHGSDPLKLELNRLENEVRDKDRELCEAQAEIKALRFSERLREKAVEEVLIFLYIYLLTM is encoded by the exons ATGTACAGATCGGAGCTGACGGAGGTTTCCGGCGAGGAAAGGTCGCCGGAGGTGTGTTCCGGCAATAACAGCGGTAATGTGCGACCGACGACGAGTGAAACAGTTTCGCCGTTGACAGTATCAGCTTCGTTCAAGGAAGGGAAGACTTACCGAAGAAGAACGTCGATGAGGCCAAGCCTTGACGCAGACGAGTTCTTAAACCTTCTCCACGGGTCGGATCCGTTGAAGTTGGAGCTTAATCGACTGGAGAATGAAGTAAGAG ATAAGGACCGGGAATTATGTGAGGCTCAGGCGGAGATCAAGGCGTTGAGGTTCTCAGAGCGCTTACGAGAAAAGGCTGTTGAAGAGGTTTTGATTTTTTTGTATATCTACCTTCTTACAATGTga
- the LOC138901778 gene encoding microtubule-associated protein 70-1: protein MAAQFAAEATLRRVHAAQKDDDMPPIEAILAPLEAELKLARQEITKLQDDNKALDRLTKSKEAALLDAERTVQSALAKASMVDDLQNKNQELMKQIEICQEENKILDRMHRLKVAEVEKLTQTVRELEEAVLAGGAAANAVRDYQRKVQEMNEERKTLDRELARAKVTANRVATVVANEWKDANDKVMPVKQWLEERKFLQV from the exons ATGGCAGCTCAGTTTGCAGCAGAAGCCACCCTTCGAAGGGTTCATGCTGCTCAAAAAGACGATGATATGCCTCCAATTGAAGCCATTCTTGCACCCTTGGAGGCTGAACTCAAGCTTGCTCGTCAGGAG ATTACAAAGCTACAAGATGATAATAAAGCACTGGACCGTCTTACTAAGTCAAAAGAGGCAGCTCTACTTGATGCTGAGAGAACTGTGCAGTCAGCATTAGCAAAGGCTTCTATGGTGGATGACCTTCAGAACAAGAACCAGGAATTGATGAAACAGATAGAAATATGCCAG gaagaaaataaaatactGGACAGAATGCATAGACTAAAGGTTGCAGAGGTTGAAAAGCTTACCCAAACTGTACGTGAGCTTGAAGAGGCTGTTCTTGCTGGCGGTGCTGCTGCTAATGCTGTCCGGGATTACCAACGAAAAGTTCAAGAGATGAAT GAAGAAAGAAAAACTCTTGACCGGGAGCTAGCACGTGCCAAGGTAACCGCTAACAGGGTTGCAACCGTGGTTGCTAATGAGTGGAAAGATGCCAATGATAAAGTAATGCCTGTTAAACAGTGGCTTGAAGAAAGGAAGTTTCTACAGGTTTGA